Proteins from a single region of Deinococcota bacterium:
- a CDS encoding NADH-quinone oxidoreductase subunit N, with translation VVAVYFYARVVVYMYFREPEYEPMRHQGRATGAAIALGAVGTVLLGILPGWWYGLLRVGQQFLAGT, from the coding sequence GTGGTGGCGGTGTATTTTTATGCTCGAGTGGTGGTCTATATGTACTTCCGCGAGCCCGAGTACGAGCCCATGAGGCACCAGGGCCGCGCCACCGGCGCCGCCATCGCCCTCGGCGCCGTCGGCACGGTGCTCTTGGGCATCCTGCCCGGCTGGTGGTACGGGCTCCTCAGGGTCGGGCAGCAGTTTTTGGCAGGGACGTAG